The genomic region CTTTAGGAACCCTTTTACAAGAATTTCCCGGGACGGACACCGGTGACCATCGGGAAGCAGCTTATACTTATACCGATAAAGATGGCTACCGTGCCAATCAACTTATCTATAAAAGTTACCAAATCATCCCAGGGAAAAAAGAATTGGCCGGTTTACCGCACACCTATGTGACCGATCCCGGGCAAGCCGAAACACTAGAACTTACCCTAAACGATTCAATAACTGGGATGGAAGTGATCTTATCCTATACCATTTTCCAAAACCTTTCAGTCATCACACGTTCGGTCGTTTTCACCAACACCAGTCAAGCACCGCTTCGTCTGGACCGTGTATTAAGTATGAATGTAGACTTTGATGAGTCGGATTTTGAGCTGATTCAATTACCTGGTGCTTGGGCGAGAGAACGAGAAATTGTGCGCTCACCCCTTGTGCGCGGAATCCATAAAATCGATAGTAAGCGTGGTACGACGAGCCATACTTATCAACCTTTCTTAGCTCTAGCTAGACCAGACACAAGAGAAGAAGCGGGCGAGGTCTATGCCTTCCATTTCGTTTACAGCGGCGAATTTGTAGCGCACGTGGAAGTGGACACCTATGCTCAAACGCGTGTTCAAATGGGAATCAACCCTGAGCATTTCGAGTGGACACTGCACCCTCAAGAAACCTTCCAAACACCAGAAGTGGTGATGGTCTATAGTGATCAAGGCTTAAATAATATGTCACACCAGTTCCATCGTCTTTACCAAGATCATTTGATTCGTGGCCAACACCAATACCAAGAACGTCCGGTTCTAATTAATAACTGGGAAGGAACCTACTTTGATTTTACGGAAGAGAAAATATTAGCCATGGCAGATCAGGCAGCTGAGGTAGGAGTAGAGCTCTTTGTTCTGGATGATGGCTGGTTTGGAGAGCGTAATAACGATGACTCTTCGCTAGGAGATTGGTTTGTGAATGCACCAAAATTACCCAATGGTTTAAAAGCTTTGAGTCAGGCTATTCATGAAAAAGGCATGAAATTTGGTCTTTGGTTTGAACCGGAAATGATTTCGGAAAACAGTGAGCTCTACCGGGCGCACCCCGATTGGGCCATTCAGACACCAAATCGACCGCCTTCTCGCGGACGGGATCAGTTGATTTTAGATTTCAGTCGCAAAGAAGTTCGGGATAACATCCTAAATCAGATGAAAGCCATATTGGATGAGGTTCCCATTGATTATATAAAATGGGACTACAATCGCAACATGACTGAACTCATGAAAGGTGAAAATACCCACCGTTATATGTTAGGTCTCTATGAATTGATGAAAGATTTGGTTACCACTTATCCGAATATTTTATTTGAAAGCTGTTCGGGTGGTGGGGGACGTTTTGATCCGGGTATGCTCTATTATATGCCACAAACCTGGACTAGTGACAATACCGATGCGCCATCCCGCTTAGAAATTCAATACGGAACCAGTTTGATTATGCCGACTTCTTCCATGGGAGCACACGTTTCCGCTATACCTAATCATCAAGTGAACCGCATGACTAGTCTCGAGATGCGCGGACACGTAGCCATGTCTGGGAATTTAGGTTATGAACTGGATATTACGACGCTTTCTGAAACAGAAAAGAAGCAAGTTAAAGATCAAATTATTTTTTATAAAAGCCACCGCAAACTTATCCAATTTGGTGATTTTTACCGGATTTTAAGTCCCTTTAATAAGAAAGAAGAAACAGCTTGGATTGTAGTGGCGCCGGATAAGAGCGAAGCCATCTACAGTTACTTCCAAATTCGAGATCAAGCTAATAAAGCTAATAAACGGGTTAAATTGCTGGGATTGGATCCGAAGCGTCGTTATCAGTCCGATGATGGGATGATACTAGGCGGAGATGAGTGGATGTACCGCGGATTTTATATTCAACCACATTTATTTGGTGATTACCAAAGCAAGCAACTTTATCTCAAAGTAGTTGATTAAAGCAGCCTAACTCATTAAACTAGAGTTAAGACAAGAATCCAACTCTAA from Jeotgalibaca dankookensis harbors:
- a CDS encoding alpha-galactosidase — its product is MSYVIGLKEGRYLTHHYWGKKLENIHSEPDYQQESPSFYANPNEKTVQPFSLGTLLQEFPGTDTGDHREAAYTYTDKDGYRANQLIYKSYQIIPGKKELAGLPHTYVTDPGQAETLELTLNDSITGMEVILSYTIFQNLSVITRSVVFTNTSQAPLRLDRVLSMNVDFDESDFELIQLPGAWAREREIVRSPLVRGIHKIDSKRGTTSHTYQPFLALARPDTREEAGEVYAFHFVYSGEFVAHVEVDTYAQTRVQMGINPEHFEWTLHPQETFQTPEVVMVYSDQGLNNMSHQFHRLYQDHLIRGQHQYQERPVLINNWEGTYFDFTEEKILAMADQAAEVGVELFVLDDGWFGERNNDDSSLGDWFVNAPKLPNGLKALSQAIHEKGMKFGLWFEPEMISENSELYRAHPDWAIQTPNRPPSRGRDQLILDFSRKEVRDNILNQMKAILDEVPIDYIKWDYNRNMTELMKGENTHRYMLGLYELMKDLVTTYPNILFESCSGGGGRFDPGMLYYMPQTWTSDNTDAPSRLEIQYGTSLIMPTSSMGAHVSAIPNHQVNRMTSLEMRGHVAMSGNLGYELDITTLSETEKKQVKDQIIFYKSHRKLIQFGDFYRILSPFNKKEETAWIVVAPDKSEAIYSYFQIRDQANKANKRVKLLGLDPKRRYQSDDGMILGGDEWMYRGFYIQPHLFGDYQSKQLYLKVVD